A genomic segment from Coleofasciculus sp. FACHB-1120 encodes:
- the hemW gene encoding radical SAM family heme chaperone HemW, with protein MVLNYLIPDTKNIDLGIPSSAYLHIPFCRRRCFYCDFPVSVVGDHKTGKNSGTIGQYVEVLCQEIEVTPAQGNPLKTVFFGGGTPSLLSVQQLNQILAQLDACFGIATDAEISMEMDPGTFDTEQLQGYRSAGVNRISLGVQAFQPELLEVCGRSHSVSDIFAAVELVRKVGVPEFSLDLISGLPHQTLEQWQESLEAAVAIAPTHISIYDLQVEPVTAFGRQYQPGAKPLPTDEMAAEMYRLAQQVLTSAGYEHYEISNYAKPGHQCRHNRVYWENRPYYAFGMGAASHLQGCRFTRPRKTREYYEWVQQQIVKAGGEWDCPQTLASEVLLETLMLGLRLAEGLRLSTLAEQFGKQTLQQIWTCLQPYYQQGWVEIVGESGEAIALDAQKLPPKGRLRLTDPEGFLFSNVILADLFSELG; from the coding sequence ATGGTATTGAATTATTTAATCCCGGACACTAAAAATATTGATTTGGGGATTCCCAGCTCGGCTTATCTCCACATTCCATTTTGTAGACGCCGCTGCTTTTACTGTGATTTTCCAGTGTCCGTGGTTGGGGATCACAAGACTGGAAAGAACTCTGGCACAATCGGACAGTATGTTGAGGTATTGTGCCAAGAAATTGAAGTTACACCAGCACAGGGAAATCCCCTAAAAACAGTTTTTTTTGGAGGCGGCACTCCTTCGCTGTTATCGGTGCAACAACTCAATCAAATTTTGGCTCAACTTGATGCTTGCTTTGGCATTGCCACCGATGCTGAGATTTCGATGGAGATGGACCCCGGCACCTTTGACACGGAACAACTTCAAGGCTACCGCTCAGCGGGAGTGAATCGAATCAGTCTGGGGGTACAGGCGTTTCAGCCGGAACTGTTGGAAGTGTGCGGGCGATCGCACTCTGTCTCTGATATTTTTGCAGCTGTGGAGCTAGTCCGCAAAGTGGGGGTTCCCGAATTTAGCTTAGATTTGATTTCTGGTTTGCCACATCAGACCTTGGAACAGTGGCAGGAATCTCTAGAAGCAGCAGTTGCGATCGCGCCCACTCATATTTCGATTTACGATCTCCAAGTCGAACCCGTTACTGCCTTTGGGCGTCAATATCAACCTGGTGCCAAACCTCTTCCCACTGATGAAATGGCTGCCGAGATGTACCGACTGGCGCAGCAAGTTCTCACCAGTGCCGGTTACGAGCATTATGAGATTTCTAATTATGCCAAACCCGGTCATCAATGCCGCCACAACCGAGTTTACTGGGAAAATCGCCCCTACTATGCCTTTGGCATGGGTGCCGCCAGTCATTTGCAAGGGTGCCGGTTCACCCGTCCCCGCAAAACACGGGAATATTACGAATGGGTACAACAACAGATAGTCAAAGCTGGGGGTGAGTGGGATTGTCCTCAAACATTGGCATCTGAAGTGTTGTTAGAAACATTGATGCTGGGGTTACGTCTAGCAGAAGGTCTCCGTTTATCAACCTTAGCTGAGCAATTTGGCAAACAAACGCTGCAACAAATTTGGACGTGTTTGCAACCCTACTACCAGCAAGGTTGGGTAGAAATTGTTGGAGAAAGCGGGGAAGCGATCGCGCTTGACGCCCAGAAACTCCCACCAAAGGGACGATTAAGATTAACCGATCCGGAAGGGTTTTTATTTTCCAATGTAATTTTGGCGGATCTGTTTAGCGAACTAGGATAA
- a CDS encoding rhomboid family intramembrane serine protease, giving the protein MIPIADNIPSRSKPIVNYALIGINVALFLWELRLEFAGKLSDFIQHWGIVPARISAVISDALSGENPAAWVALLMFSSSLLWAMFLHSSFGQILGNLLFLFVFGKSVENLLGHWRFLLLYLLGGILTGIVQVWLDSTLTMPLIGANGAIASVLGAYFLSFPQAKIDTILPLVIVFIPIELPALFYLFWWFIQQMFYGIGSLNISGGVNPVGVGYWAHGVGLAMGAMLVLLLKRRIDKKRTPDVQRSHKN; this is encoded by the coding sequence ATGATTCCTATTGCTGATAACATCCCCAGTCGCAGCAAGCCGATTGTTAATTACGCCCTGATCGGAATCAATGTTGCTTTGTTTCTGTGGGAGCTAAGACTAGAGTTTGCAGGTAAACTGAGCGATTTTATCCAACACTGGGGTATCGTTCCTGCCCGAATCAGTGCGGTGATTTCAGATGCCCTCAGTGGGGAAAATCCAGCCGCCTGGGTTGCCTTGCTAATGTTTTCCAGTTCCTTGCTGTGGGCGATGTTTCTCCACAGCAGCTTTGGTCAAATTTTAGGGAATCTCCTATTCTTATTTGTTTTTGGTAAGAGTGTGGAGAATCTTCTCGGACATTGGCGGTTTCTGCTACTTTACTTGCTGGGCGGCATTTTGACGGGCATCGTACAAGTTTGGTTAGACTCTACTTTGACGATGCCATTAATTGGAGCGAATGGCGCGATCGCATCTGTCCTGGGAGCCTATTTTCTGAGTTTTCCCCAGGCAAAAATTGATACCATTCTGCCTCTGGTAATTGTGTTTATTCCGATTGAACTACCAGCTTTGTTTTATCTATTCTGGTGGTTTATTCAGCAGATGTTTTATGGAATTGGCAGCTTAAATATTTCGGGTGGCGTTAATCCTGTGGGCGTCGGGTATTGGGCGCATGGTGTCGGGTTAGCGATGGGTGCAATGCTCGTGTTGCTGTTGAAAAGAAGAATCGATAAAAAACGAACTCCTGACGTGCAGAGGAGTCACAAGAATTAG